A genomic stretch from Candidatus Kapaibacterium thiocyanatum includes:
- a CDS encoding carboxylate-amine ligase: MEDPAVTYDATDNPYARPSFTLGIEEEYMVLDPTTYDLRSHVNLELLSKGRLLLHEHIKPEMHGSMLEIGTGICRNVKEAHFEVTKIRSIVAHLARQNGLLIGAASTHPFAHWEDQDIYPDDRYRILIEDMQMLARSLLIFGMHIHIGIENREVQIQIMNEMRYFMPHILAISTNSPFWEGVNTGLKSFRSKIFERFPRTGLPDRLAGWSEYTQYVNLLVKTGSIDNAKKIWWDIRPHPFFPTLEVRICDLPMRIEETIAIAALCQALAAKLYSLYAKNLSFRQYRRSLLMENKWRAVRYGLDGKLIDWGRQKELPARDLIRELLDFVDDVVDELGSRQEIEYIHHILETGSGADRQIKVFNETGSIQEVVRYIQRETTNGLIEDVTPFLSGIQPPSDEAMQEKILSIRSENSPK; this comes from the coding sequence ATGGAAGATCCCGCAGTCACGTACGACGCAACGGACAATCCGTATGCTCGTCCGAGTTTCACGCTTGGCATCGAAGAAGAGTACATGGTGCTCGATCCTACCACGTACGATCTGCGATCCCATGTCAACCTCGAATTGCTGTCGAAAGGACGCCTTCTCCTGCACGAACACATCAAGCCGGAAATGCACGGCTCGATGCTGGAAATCGGCACAGGGATCTGCAGGAACGTGAAGGAGGCCCATTTCGAGGTCACGAAGATCCGTTCCATCGTCGCCCATCTCGCACGGCAGAACGGACTCCTCATCGGCGCCGCCAGTACGCATCCCTTCGCGCACTGGGAAGACCAGGATATCTATCCCGACGATCGCTACCGCATCCTGATCGAAGACATGCAGATGCTCGCGCGATCACTCCTGATCTTCGGCATGCACATCCACATCGGTATCGAGAACCGCGAAGTCCAGATACAGATCATGAACGAGATGCGGTACTTCATGCCGCACATCCTGGCGATCTCCACGAATTCGCCCTTCTGGGAAGGCGTCAATACCGGTCTCAAGAGCTTCCGTTCGAAGATCTTCGAACGCTTCCCCAGGACCGGCCTGCCGGATCGCCTTGCGGGCTGGAGCGAATACACGCAGTACGTGAACCTGCTCGTCAAGACCGGCTCCATCGACAATGCGAAGAAGATCTGGTGGGACATCCGTCCACATCCGTTCTTCCCGACGCTCGAAGTACGTATCTGCGACCTGCCGATGCGCATCGAGGAAACGATCGCCATCGCTGCACTCTGCCAGGCCCTGGCGGCCAAGCTCTATTCGCTCTATGCCAAGAACCTGTCCTTCCGCCAGTACCGCCGTTCCCTGCTGATGGAGAACAAGTGGCGGGCCGTACGCTACGGTCTCGATGGAAAACTGATCGACTGGGGACGTCAGAAGGAACTTCCGGCACGCGACTTGATACGCGAACTGCTCGACTTCGTGGACGACGTCGTGGATGAACTCGGCTCACGACAGGAAATAGAATACATCCATCATATCCTCGAAACCGGGTCCGGCGCGGATCGCCAGATCAAGGTCTTCAACGAAACCGGCAGCATCCAGGAAGTCGTCCGCTACATCCAGCGGGAAACGACGAACGGACTGATCGAAGACGTGACGCCCTTCCTGAGCGGGATACAGCCGCCGTCGGACGAGGCGATGCAGGAAAAGATTCTCTCCATCAGATCGGAAAACTCACCCAAATAA
- a CDS encoding ABC transporter permease, giving the protein MITLVARFGRMMTNLFAEVGQVVLLLMGIVRYFPRVFKDRGLVLDQMKIVGSDSLPLVVLVGAFTGAIAALQATNLFAKFNLIGIARPFIGGSIATVVFTELTPVLTALVIAGRVGGAIAAQIGTMKVSEQIDALEMMAIDKDRYLGMPRVFAAITMMPVLAVFSNIVALVGAYVLTSFKFEFTVAMFFNSIKTFFAVSEITLGITKSFVFGGFTALIGCHVGFQTEGGAEGVGQSTVRAFTISAASILIIDALFGVIF; this is encoded by the coding sequence ATGATAACTCTGGTTGCCAGATTCGGGCGGATGATGACCAATCTGTTCGCCGAGGTGGGGCAGGTCGTGCTTCTGTTGATGGGAATCGTGAGGTATTTCCCGCGTGTATTCAAGGATAGGGGGCTGGTGCTGGATCAGATGAAGATCGTAGGATCGGATTCCCTGCCGCTCGTCGTCCTGGTCGGAGCTTTCACCGGGGCTATCGCCGCCCTGCAGGCCACGAATCTCTTCGCGAAGTTCAATCTCATCGGGATCGCCCGGCCGTTCATCGGCGGGTCGATCGCCACGGTCGTCTTCACGGAGCTTACACCGGTGCTGACGGCTCTCGTCATCGCCGGCCGCGTCGGTGGCGCCATCGCGGCGCAGATCGGCACGATGAAGGTGAGCGAGCAAATCGATGCGCTGGAGATGATGGCCATCGACAAGGACCGGTATCTGGGCATGCCGCGCGTCTTCGCCGCCATCACCATGATGCCCGTCCTGGCCGTGTTCTCGAACATCGTGGCCCTCGTCGGCGCCTACGTGCTCACGAGCTTCAAGTTCGAGTTCACCGTCGCCATGTTCTTCAATTCGATCAAGACGTTCTTCGCCGTGTCCGAAATCACGCTGGGTATCACGAAGAGCTTCGTCTTCGGCGGATTCACCGCTCTCATCGGCTGCCATGTGGGCTTCCAGACGGAAGGTGGCGCCGAAGGAGTAGGCCAGAGCACGGTCCGCGCGTTCACGATCTCCGCGGCGAGTATCCTCATCATCGACGCCCTGTTCGGTGTCATCTTCTGA
- a CDS encoding co-chaperone GroES has product MNLTPLHDRVIVKAAQPEETTKGGIIIPDTAKEKPMQGEIVAVGNGKILDDGSTSPLQVKKGDKILYGKYAGTEISIDGEDFLIMRESDIFAIIK; this is encoded by the coding sequence ATGAATCTTACGCCCCTCCACGATCGCGTGATCGTGAAAGCAGCACAACCCGAAGAAACCACCAAGGGTGGCATCATCATTCCCGATACGGCCAAGGAAAAGCCGATGCAGGGCGAGATCGTCGCCGTAGGCAACGGCAAGATTCTCGACGATGGAAGCACGTCGCCGCTGCAGGTCAAGAAGGGCGACAAGATCCTCTACGGCAAGTATGCCGGCACGGAGATCAGCATCGATGGTGAGGACTTCCTCATCATGCGTGAGTCGGACATTTTCGCCATCATCAAGTAA
- a CDS encoding chaperonin GroL produces MASKIITFDVDARAALKRGVDQLADAVKVTLGPKGRNVVIDKKFGSPTVTKDGVTVAKEIELEDPMENLGASMVREVASKTSDIAGDGTTTATVLAQAIVHEGLKNVTAGANPMDLKRGIDLAVTAIHEGLRELSRPVTGKKEIAQVGTISANNDPMIGNLIADAMEKVGKDGVITVEEAKGTETNVDVVEGMQFDRGYLSPYFVTDADTMECTLESPYILIHDKKISAIKDLLPILEKTAQSGRGLLIIAEDIEGEALATLVVNRLRGTIRVAAVKAPGFGDRRKAMLEDIAILTGGMVISEEKGYKLESATIANMGTAKRVTIDKDNTTIVEGAGSSDDIKKRISEIRSQVEKTSSDYDREKLQERLAKLSGGVAVLKIGAATEVEMKEKKARVEDALHATRAAVEEGIVPGGGVAYLRTIHKLEGLKPENEDQRTGINIIRRAVEEPIRQILNNAGLEASVIVNKIKESDGAHGFNAYAERYEDLLEAGVIDPTKVSRVALENAASVASLLITTEATIVERPEKEKAPAMPHGGGMDMY; encoded by the coding sequence ATGGCATCAAAGATCATAACCTTCGATGTTGACGCACGTGCGGCGCTCAAGCGCGGCGTGGATCAACTTGCAGACGCGGTCAAGGTCACGCTCGGTCCCAAGGGCCGTAACGTCGTGATCGACAAGAAGTTCGGTTCGCCGACCGTCACCAAGGACGGCGTAACGGTAGCGAAGGAAATCGAACTGGAAGATCCGATGGAAAACCTCGGCGCTTCCATGGTTCGTGAAGTCGCTTCCAAGACGAGCGACATCGCCGGCGACGGCACGACGACGGCAACCGTTCTTGCACAGGCCATCGTACACGAAGGTCTGAAGAACGTGACGGCCGGCGCCAATCCGATGGACCTCAAGCGTGGTATCGACCTCGCGGTGACGGCCATCCACGAAGGTCTGCGCGAGCTGAGCCGTCCGGTCACGGGCAAGAAGGAAATCGCCCAGGTCGGTACCATCTCCGCCAACAACGACCCCATGATCGGCAATCTCATCGCCGATGCCATGGAAAAAGTCGGCAAGGACGGCGTGATCACGGTCGAAGAAGCCAAGGGTACGGAAACGAACGTCGACGTCGTCGAAGGTATGCAGTTCGACCGCGGCTATCTGTCGCCCTACTTCGTGACGGATGCCGACACGATGGAATGCACGCTGGAAAGCCCCTACATCCTGATCCACGACAAGAAGATCTCGGCCATCAAGGATCTTCTCCCCATCCTCGAGAAGACGGCACAAAGCGGCCGTGGCCTGCTCATCATCGCCGAGGACATCGAAGGCGAAGCGCTCGCTACGCTCGTCGTCAACCGTCTGCGTGGCACCATCCGCGTCGCTGCCGTCAAGGCTCCCGGCTTCGGTGATCGCCGCAAGGCCATGCTCGAAGACATCGCCATCCTCACGGGCGGTATGGTCATCTCCGAAGAAAAGGGCTACAAGCTCGAAAGCGCTACCATCGCCAACATGGGTACGGCCAAGCGCGTGACGATCGACAAGGACAACACGACGATCGTCGAAGGTGCCGGCTCCAGCGATGATATCAAGAAGCGTATCAGCGAAATCCGTTCGCAGGTCGAAAAGACGTCCAGCGACTACGATCGCGAAAAGCTCCAGGAGCGCCTGGCCAAGCTGAGCGGTGGCGTTGCCGTCCTCAAGATCGGCGCCGCTACGGAAGTCGAGATGAAGGAGAAGAAGGCCCGCGTGGAAGATGCACTCCATGCAACGCGCGCAGCCGTCGAAGAAGGTATCGTACCCGGTGGTGGCGTCGCCTACCTCCGCACGATCCACAAGCTCGAAGGCCTGAAGCCCGAGAATGAAGATCAGCGCACGGGTATCAACATCATCCGCCGCGCCGTCGAAGAGCCCATCCGCCAGATCCTGAACAACGCCGGTCTCGAAGCATCGGTCATCGTGAACAAGATCAAGGAGAGCGACGGCGCCCACGGCTTCAACGCCTATGCCGAGCGCTACGAAGATCTTCTCG